In Nocardioides sp. WS12, the DNA window GAAGAGGCGGCCGAACGCACCGTCCCCGCCGGGGAGCGGATCAAGGGCATCTACCGCGCTGCCGACGACGAGCCACGCGCCGAGGAAGTGCTGGGCACCAGCATCCGGCCGGCCGACCAGACGTTCTCCAGCGCCGCCGTGATCGACCTCGGCGACCGCCAGGTCGAACTGGTGCACCCGGGACGCGGCCACACCGGGGGCGATCTCGTCGTCCGGATCCCCGACGCCGACGTCCTCCTGGCCGGGGACCTGATCGAGGAATCGGCCCCGCCGGGGCTCGGCGCGGACTGTTGGCCGATGGATTGGCCCGGCACCCTCGACCTCGTGGTCGGGCTGTTGACGCCGGGCTCGGTGGTGGTGCCCGGCCACGGTGCGATCGTCGATCGCCGCTTCGTCGAGGATCAGTGCGACCAACTGCGTGCAGTGGCCGAGACGATCCGCGACCTGGCCGGCCGCGGCGTCCCCGAGGCCGAGGCGATCGCCGCTGCGGAGTGGCCCTTCCCTGCCGAGGCACTGAAGCACGCCGTACCGCGGGGCTATGCGCAACTCCCCCGGGCGCGGCGCCACCTCCCCATGGCCTGACCGCCTTAGGCTCGTCTGTCGTGGATCGCTACGGGACCGACGTGATGGCCGGCGACTGGAAGGTCCCCAAACGGGGCCGCGCCGTGGAGACAGCCGGAGACATCGGCCTGGTCGTCGAAGAGGTGACCACCGACTGGTGCGGCGAGATCGTGGCCGTCGACCGCGACCTCGACACGCTGACCCTCGAGGACCGACGCGGCAAGCGTCGTACCTTCCCGCTCGGCCCGGGCTTCCTGCTCGAGGGCAAGCCCGTGATCCTCACCGCTCCCCTACGGGCCGGCGCGTCCGGCCCGGCGAAGCCGACGCGCACCGCAAGTGGATCGATCGCCGTCCACGACGCCCAGGCCCGCGTGGCGCGGGCCAGCCGGATCTTCGTCGAGGGACGCCACGACGCCGAACTGGTCGAGAAGGTCTGGGGCGACGACCTGCGCATCGAGGGCGTGGTGGTCGAGTACCTCGGCGGCGTCGACGACCTCGCCGACCACCTGGTGTCCTTCAAGCCGGGTCCGCAACGCAAGGTCGGCGTTCTCGTCGACCACCTGGTGCGTGGCTCCAAGGAGTCCCGGATCGCCGACGCCATCGCGCGCGGCCCCAACGGCAAGCACGTCCGGATCGTCGGCCACCCGTTCATCGATGTGTGGCAGGCGGTCAAGCCGGACCGGATCGGCCTCCGGGAATGGCCGACCATCCCCCGCTCGATCGAGTGGAAGAAGGGCGTGTGCCAGCACCTCGGCTGGCCGCACCGCGATCAGGCCGACATCGCCCGCGCGTGGAAGCACATCTTGTCGAAGGTGGACTCGTACGCCGACCTCGAACCCGCCCTGCTGGGCCGGGTCGAGGAACTGATCGACTTCGTCGCCGGCCCCTGAGGGGTCAGAGACCCGCGCGGAACTGCTTGAGCACCTCGTCGACGCGGGCCTGGTCACGGGCCTCGAGCGGGATCAGCAACTCGGCCACGACATCGGTGAGTTCGGCGATCCGTCGGTTGAGCTGACGGTTCTCCTGGACCTCGATCTCGAGCGCAGCCACGCGGGCGCGCAGGCCGCTGGGGTCACGAAGTCGCTTCGCCACGGGCTCCGGGACCTTGTCCCTGGCCTGGGCACGCAGGCGGTTCTTGCGCTCGCTCATGTGGTCTCCTTCGGTTGCGGCCAGTGGGCGCGGATCCGGCACACGGCGGGATCCGGCGCGTCGTACATGTCTTCACCGGGATCGACGGACAGGTGCTCGACGACACCTCCGGCGCGCTCGATGGCTGCCTGGATCGTGGCCGGGGCCACCCGGCGCACGAGTCCGTGCGGTTCACCGGGCGTACCGTCCTCGGCCGCGTCTCCCGCGGCAGCAGCGGAGAACTCGAGGAACAACCGGCCACCTCCGGGCCGCAGCGCCATCCGCGCCAGCAGCCACAACTGGTCGAGCGCCGGCTCGTCGAGGCAACCGATCAGGTGTCGGGCATAGAGGTGGTGGGGATCGCGAGCCAGCCGGGTGCCGTGCATCAGGGTGGATCGGAGCTCGCCGAGGATCAGCTGATCGACCTTGACGGTGAGTTCGCGCTTGCGGTTGCGGCGCCGGATGAAGCCGAGCGCACCGCGCGAGAAGTCGAGAGCGGCGACCCGGTGCCCGCGGCGCGAGAACCACAGGGCGTCGCGACCGGTCCCGGGGCCGAGTTCGACCACGGGCAGGTCCCCGAAGCGCTTCTCTGCCCAGTGCGCGAAGGACGATGACGTGTTCGGCACCCTCCGGACGTCGGGGCTGGCGAAGAACTCCGTCCAGCGACCCATCTCGGCGCGGAAACCGCGGAGCCAGCCGTCGAGGCGTCGTACGCCGGCCGCCGGGTCGGCGTAGCGGAAGGACGGGTCCGGCGTGCGCCACTGCGGGCCGTACAGGAAGGACAGCATCGCGTCGGTGTCACGCGGCGCCGGGAACTCGTAGCCGTGGAGCTCGATCGTCGAGAACGGGACGATCGTGTCGCGGGGCAGGTCCCCGCTGCGGTTGCCGAGCTGGAAGAACGTGTCGCCGACGTGGAAGGCCACGAACACGTCGATGTGGCAGGTCCGGCCGTCGGACAGGGGCAACAGGAGCTTGATGTCGCCACCGGACATCCGGAGCAGGTTCCAGCCGCGCGCACGCATCGCGCGCCCGATCCTGTAGGACTCGGTGATGATGTCGGCCGGCGAGGAGTGCGGCGAGAGGTAACACAGGTCGGTGTCGGAGTCGTGCGCGAGCATCCGCCCCTCCCGGATCGCTCCGAGCAGGGCACCGTAGTTGAGGTAGGCGTCGACCTTGGCGTAGGTGCGCAGGTCCTCGATCGCCCGACTGGTGCCGGCCATGATCTCTTCGCGGATCGCCTCACCGGTGTCGGCGAAGGAACGCGCCAGGTGGCCGACCTTGTCGACCGAGAGGCGGTTGCCCGCCTTGTCGACCACAGCGAGCGTGCCTTCCCCGTCGCCCAGGCCGACCTCGTCGTCGTACAGGACGTCATCACCGGAGGTGTCCGTGACCCGGATCCGGCCACGGCCGTTCAAGAACGGGCGCAGCACGCCGGGCCACGGGACCAGGACGCCACCCTCGCGGGGTTCGCCGTCACGCACCGGCGTCGTCGACCACACGTAGTGGCCATCGATCTCGACCAGGAGCGGCCGGGTGTCGGCAGGAAGAAGGAGAC includes these proteins:
- a CDS encoding DUF6752 domain-containing protein encodes the protein MSERKNRLRAQARDKVPEPVAKRLRDPSGLRARVAALEIEVQENRQLNRRIAELTDVVAELLIPLEARDQARVDEVLKQFRAGL
- a CDS encoding MBL fold metallo-hydrolase translates to MPFTEVADRVWVLRHPWFDLNVTVVGGERGLVVVDTHASSVAATEVIGELRKLDRGDLVAVVNTHEHFDHTFGNATFLQEYGDLPIHATEEAAERTVPAGERIKGIYRAADDEPRAEEVLGTSIRPADQTFSSAAVIDLGDRQVELVHPGRGHTGGDLVVRIPDADVLLAGDLIEESAPPGLGADCWPMDWPGTLDLVVGLLTPGSVVVPGHGAIVDRRFVEDQCDQLRAVAETIRDLAGRGVPEAEAIAAAEWPFPAEALKHAVPRGYAQLPRARRHLPMA
- a CDS encoding class I SAM-dependent methyltransferase; translation: MTAVVSDDGLLLPADTRPLLVEIDGHYVWSTTPVRDGEPREGGVLVPWPGVLRPFLNGRGRIRVTDTSGDDVLYDDEVGLGDGEGTLAVVDKAGNRLSVDKVGHLARSFADTGEAIREEIMAGTSRAIEDLRTYAKVDAYLNYGALLGAIREGRMLAHDSDTDLCYLSPHSSPADIITESYRIGRAMRARGWNLLRMSGGDIKLLLPLSDGRTCHIDVFVAFHVGDTFFQLGNRSGDLPRDTIVPFSTIELHGYEFPAPRDTDAMLSFLYGPQWRTPDPSFRYADPAAGVRRLDGWLRGFRAEMGRWTEFFASPDVRRVPNTSSSFAHWAEKRFGDLPVVELGPGTGRDALWFSRRGHRVAALDFSRGALGFIRRRNRKRELTVKVDQLILGELRSTLMHGTRLARDPHHLYARHLIGCLDEPALDQLWLLARMALRPGGGRLFLEFSAAAAGDAAEDGTPGEPHGLVRRVAPATIQAAIERAGGVVEHLSVDPGEDMYDAPDPAVCRIRAHWPQPKETT
- a CDS encoding DUF3097 domain-containing protein, producing the protein MDRYGTDVMAGDWKVPKRGRAVETAGDIGLVVEEVTTDWCGEIVAVDRDLDTLTLEDRRGKRRTFPLGPGFLLEGKPVILTAPLRAGASGPAKPTRTASGSIAVHDAQARVARASRIFVEGRHDAELVEKVWGDDLRIEGVVVEYLGGVDDLADHLVSFKPGPQRKVGVLVDHLVRGSKESRIADAIARGPNGKHVRIVGHPFIDVWQAVKPDRIGLREWPTIPRSIEWKKGVCQHLGWPHRDQADIARAWKHILSKVDSYADLEPALLGRVEELIDFVAGP